One window of Salvia splendens isolate huo1 unplaced genomic scaffold, SspV2 ctg891, whole genome shotgun sequence genomic DNA carries:
- the LOC121791735 gene encoding uncharacterized protein LOC121791735: MAEKFCTGLRHEIRMTLASHGGLSYTEALGRALDIEATMPGEKTAPAMNPTQSQPSRDKRKWEGPRAQPDLKRGGYGPSTPQYGGYQVGSFQGNVSGPSPCPRCNRLHGGTCKAGADTCFNCGRAGHFAKNCPSKNSGTRARPNPSAQRPQLRAMNVQDGSNS, encoded by the coding sequence ATGGCTGAGAAATTCTGTACTGGGTTGAGACATGAGATACGCATGACGCTGGCTAGCCACGGAGGACTGTCCTACACTGAGGCTCTGGGACGAGCACTGGACATCGAGGCAACCATGCCAGGGGAAAAGACTGCCCCAGCTATGAATCCTACTCAGTCCCAACCATCTAGGGACAAGAGAAAGTGGGAAGGACCACGAGCTCAACCTGATTTAAAAAGAGGAGGTTACGGACCAAGCACGCCACAATATGGTGGATACCAAGTTGGATCATTCCAAGGGAATGTGTCAGGACCCAGTCCGTGTCCTAGATGCAACAGGCTGCATGGAGGCACCTGCAAGGCAGGGGCTGATACCTGTTTCAACTGCGGGAGAGCTGGACATTTTGCTAAGAACTGTCCAAGCAAGAACTCAGGGACAAGAGCAAGACCTAACCCGTCAGCTCAGCGCCCGCAACTGCGCGCAATGAATGTCCAGGATGGATCAAATTCATAG
- the LOC121791736 gene encoding uncharacterized protein LOC121791736, with amino-acid sequence MFLRQNPPTFNGLGDPMVAETWIRALERIFNFLRCTDQERLSCVTFQLTGPADFWWEARKKTMGPIHVEEMTWEEFKTEIYEKYIPKSYRKKKEVEFYHLKQGRMSVTDYDRMFCEMARYAPD; translated from the coding sequence ATGTTTCTGAGACAGAACCCACCAACGTTTAACGGGTTGGGAGACCCAATGGTGGCAGAAACATGGATCCGTGCACTGGAACGCATATTTAACTTTTTACGCTGCACGGACCAGGAGCGGTTGTCCTGTGTGACTTTCCAGCTAACTGGACCCGCAGATTTCTGGTGGGAGGCAAGGAAAAAGACTATGGGTCCAATACATGTAGAGGAAATGACTTGGGAAGAATTTAAAACCGAGATCTATGAGAAGTATATTCCCAAGAGCTACAGGAAGAAAAAGGAGGTTGAATTCTATCATCTGAAACAAGGACGAATGTCGGTTACAGACTATGACCGAATGTTCTGTGAAATGGCACGGTACGCCCCAGATTAG
- the LOC121791737 gene encoding uncharacterized protein LOC121791737: MSSHFMIWNAQGIANATTQGTFKNMIDMYSVLFVAVLEPQTDPQPSFFSRRFGLQFRCSNTNGKIWIFSHRDWQVEVIDDSEQVLHVRVSVAIFPFSIYLSVVYAKCSREGRYDLWNKLRDISLATDGAPWLVGGDFNIFLLEEERQGSTTDRHGEMMDFADAVADCQLLDPGFDGPPFTWTRSGLWERLDRVLLGEHWTTAFAATRVTHLPRISSDHAPLLMRCRLTTQIPRPSFRFQNMLGVRLNPPP, translated from the exons ATGTCTTCTCACTTCATGATCTGGAATGCCCAGGGGATAGCGAACGCTACTACCCAGGGcactttcaaaaatatgatcGATATGTACAGTGTTTTGTTTGTCGCGGTGCTTGAGCCCCAGACGGATCCTCAGCCTTCCTTCTTTAGTAGGCGTTTTGGGTTGCAGTTTAGGTGTTCGAACACGAACGGCAAGATATGGATTTTTTCTCACAGGGACTGGCAGGTCGAGGTCATTGATGACTCTGAGCAGGTCCTTCACGTCCGAGTTTCTGTTGCAATATTCCCTTTCTCAATCTATCTCTCCGTAGTGTAcgctaagtgctcgagggaggggaGATACGATCTGTGGAATAAGCTCAGGGACATCTCTCTAGCTACTGACGGGGCCCCTTGGCTTGttggtggtgacttcaacatcttcttgttggaggaagagagacagGGAAGCACGACAGACAGGCATGGGGAGATGATGGACTTCGCCGACGCTGTTGCAGACTGCCAGCTACTGGACCCAGGTTTTGATGGCCCGCCGTTCACTTGGACGAGGAGCGGGCTCTGGGAGAGATTAGACAGAGTTCTTCTTGGAGAGCACTGGACGACCGCCTTTGCGGCTACTAGGGTGACTCATTTGCCCAGGATCTCTTCAGATCATGCCCCTTTGCTCATGCGGTGCCGGCTCACGACTCAGATTCCGAGGCCTTCgtttaggtttcagaacat gttgggggtccgccttaaccccccaCCGTGA